Within the Deinococcus peraridilitoris DSM 19664 genome, the region AGTACAGATGGCCCTGACAGGAGTCACGCTCCAGGACCTGCATCGTCACGAGCAACTCCGGAGCGTCCGGCTCGCAGTACCCCCAAACGGGAAACAAGGCTGCCGTCACGTCCACGCCCTCGCTTCCCGCCATGTACGCGTACGCTCCTTCACGGGTCAAGCCATGCTTGCGCACCCAGGCGCGGATCTCACCCGCCGCGCCCAGCGAGCCGTCACGCTGCTCCGCGGTGTTCGAGTACTCGCTGAGGTACTCCAGCGCGCAAGCTGCCAGGACTTTCCCGGCCACGTACGGCTGCTTGCTTCGTTCTTCCCAAATGCCGTAATCATCCTCCTGCCAGTGCCGGCTGAGGAAATCTGCGAGGCGCTCCACCACCGGCCAATGCTCCCGTGTGCCGAAGCGCTGGTAGATCAGTTTCGCTGCGAGCAGCACGTTGCCGTACGCGTCAAGCTGCAGCTGACCACGCGCGCCATTTCCAATCCGCACCGGGCGGCTGTTCAGGAAGCCTGCCAGGTCGAGCTCCTCTTCTACGGGAGGATCCTGCCCGTCCAGAGACAAAAACGGCACGAGGGGCAAGCCATTCTCGCGGGGCGCGTACCCGCAGATGAAATTCAGGAACGCGCGTCCTTCCGTGCCTTCTCCACCAACGCGCGTCAAGGCGCCGACCACCATCGCTGCGTCCCGCAGCCACACGTACCGGTAATCCCAGTTGAGCGTCCCGCCCGGCACTTCGGGAAGGCTGGTGGCGGCGCGGCAATCGTGCCACCACTGTCATGGTGCGTGAGCATCCGCAGTGCCCGCAGGGACGCGCGCACTGCTTCTTCGTACGGGCCATGATACGTGGCGTGCGTCGTCACGCCCTCCCAAGCTTCGAGGGTGTGGGCCTTCCACCGGCTCACCAGCTCCCAATCGACGTGCTCCAACCGCTGGTCACTCAAAAATGCCCAAGCCGGTTCATCCTGGGGCACGCAGAGCACGACCGCTTGACCTTCAAGCTGCAGCGGATGCGAGGCGTACAGCCAGACACACGCGTCCACCCGCACGGCGTTTCCTTCCCGCATCAGCACCGCGCTGCGCCGTGCGTAATCGGGAGCGGCGTGCAAGAGCAGCTGGTAGGGACGGGGAGCTCGAGAGAACACGCGGCACAGGCCACGTGGAATCCCCTCACCGAATGGCAGGAAGTC harbors:
- a CDS encoding glycoside hydrolase family 15 protein, which produces MPGGTLNWDYRYVWLRDAAMVVGALTRVGGEGTEGRAFLNFICGYAPRENGLPLVPFLSLDGQDPPVEEELDLAGFLNSRPVRIGNGARGQLQLDAYGNVLLAAKLIYQRFGTREHWPVVERLADFLSRHWQEDDYGIWEERSKQPYVAGKVLAACALEYLSEYSNTAEQRDGSLGAAGEIRAWVRKHGLTREGAYAYMAGSEGVDVTAALFPVWGYCEPDAPELLVTMQVLERDSCQGHLYWRHLNGEQARREGAFLAGTFWVAQYWVMRDVGKAQEIMDAALRYASDLGLLAEEADPTSCEPLGNYPQTFVHAALIGAAIDLRAALQQEQDDHKQPT
- a CDS encoding trehalase-like domain-containing protein, giving the protein MNNQPATNMIRSREGELQGALPDLQIRDLGLLSDRRTSALVTPLGEIVWYCPARFDAPSLFARLLDEQRGGSWRIDLPHSVPAGRRYLSDSAILESRLQVSDDELVITDFLPFGEGIPRGLCRVFSRAPRPYQLLLHAAPDYARRSAVLMREGNAVRVDACVWLYASHPLQLEGQAVVLCVPQDEPAWAFLSDQRLEHVDWELVSRWKAHTLEAWEGVTTHATYHGPYEEAVRASLRALRMLTHHDSGGTIAAPPPAFPKCRAGRSTGITGTCGCGTQRWWSAP